The Streptomyces sp. NBC_01775 genome includes a region encoding these proteins:
- a CDS encoding DsbA family protein — protein MDETTAAGPAGTALDVWCELQCPDCHRAQPDLSALRERYGDALEIRLRHFPLEKHKYAYAAAQAYEEAYAQGRADAYAEAVLGRTGELGERGEELLLEVARELGLDAEEFETALIDGRHLLAVDADQAEGKAIGVTGTPTYVIGGERLDGGKGQEGLRERVEEIADRLLGR, from the coding sequence ATGGACGAAACCACCGCCGCCGGGCCCGCCGGCACCGCCCTTGACGTGTGGTGCGAACTGCAGTGCCCCGACTGTCACCGCGCCCAGCCCGACCTGAGTGCCCTGCGGGAGCGGTACGGGGACGCGCTGGAGATCCGGCTGCGGCACTTCCCGCTGGAGAAGCACAAGTACGCCTACGCGGCAGCGCAGGCGTACGAGGAGGCGTACGCGCAGGGCCGGGCCGACGCCTACGCCGAGGCCGTGCTGGGGCGCACCGGCGAGCTGGGCGAGCGGGGTGAGGAACTGCTGCTGGAGGTCGCGCGCGAACTGGGCCTGGACGCGGAGGAATTCGAAACGGCGCTGATCGACGGGCGGCACCTGCTGGCGGTGGACGCCGACCAGGCGGAGGGCAAGGCGATCGGGGTGACGGGCACGCCGACGTATGTCATCGGCGGTGAGCGGCTGGATGGCGGCAAGGGCCAGGAGGGCCTGCGGGAGCGTGTCGAGGAGATCGCCGACCGGCTTCTCGGCCGCTGA
- a CDS encoding CGNR zinc finger domain-containing protein has product MQINHDTRCALDQSVDLLNTTADGETPDGLTTVADLRSFVERNEVSDVGTLTEADLRGVRAVRERFARVFAAPDARTAAGLINELVAEAGTTPQLTDHDGYDWHVHYFAPGASVAQHLAADGGMALSFFLVSGERDRLRRCEAPDCRRAFVDLSRNRSRRYCDSRTCGNRLHVAAYRARQRESAGAGQS; this is encoded by the coding sequence GTGCAGATCAACCACGACACCCGGTGCGCGCTCGACCAGTCGGTCGACCTGCTGAACACCACGGCGGACGGGGAGACCCCCGACGGGCTGACCACCGTGGCGGATCTGCGCTCCTTCGTCGAGCGGAACGAGGTCAGCGACGTCGGCACCCTCACCGAAGCGGACCTGCGGGGCGTACGCGCCGTGCGGGAGCGTTTCGCGCGGGTCTTCGCGGCCCCCGACGCCCGGACGGCGGCCGGGCTGATCAACGAGTTGGTCGCGGAGGCGGGCACGACTCCCCAGCTCACCGACCATGACGGCTACGACTGGCACGTCCACTACTTCGCCCCCGGCGCCTCGGTTGCCCAGCACCTGGCGGCGGACGGCGGGATGGCGCTGTCCTTCTTCCTCGTCTCCGGGGAGCGCGACCGGCTGCGCAGGTGCGAGGCGCCCGACTGCCGCCGCGCCTTCGTCGACCTGTCCCGCAACCGCTCACGGCGCTACTGCGACAGCCGGACCTGTGGCAACAGACTGCATGTCGCCGCCTACCGGGCGCGGCAGCGGGAGTCGGCGGGCGCGGGTCAGAGCTGA
- a CDS encoding SsgA family sporulation/cell division regulator codes for MNTTVSCELHLRLVVSSESSLPVPAGLRYDTADPYAVHATFHTGAEETVEWVFARDLLAEGLHRPTGTGDVRVWPSRSHGQSVACIALSSPEGEALLEAPARALESFLKRTDAAVPPGTEHRHFDLDTELSHILAES; via the coding sequence ATGAACACAACGGTGAGCTGTGAGCTGCACCTGCGCCTCGTTGTTTCGAGCGAGTCCTCACTGCCTGTACCCGCGGGCCTGCGGTATGACACGGCGGACCCCTACGCCGTGCACGCCACCTTCCATACCGGCGCGGAGGAGACCGTGGAGTGGGTCTTCGCCCGCGACCTCCTGGCCGAGGGCCTGCACCGGCCCACGGGCACCGGTGACGTACGGGTCTGGCCATCCCGCAGTCACGGCCAGTCCGTGGCCTGTATCGCCCTCAGCTCCCCGGAGGGCGAGGCGCTGCTCGAAGCCCCTGCGCGGGCGCTGGAATCCTTCCTCAAGCGGACCGACGCGGCGGTGCCGCCCGGCACCGAACACCGTCACTTCGACCTCGACACCGAGCTCTCGCACATCCTCGCCGAGAGCTGA
- a CDS encoding TIGR02611 family protein — translation MSAESDEKPLGSRAPSFIQASRPLHLSWRAGIFLVGLAIVVAGVIMLPLPGPGWLVIFGGMAVWGTEFIWAQHVLRWTRRKVHVGTEWLKARRAERRERKKTRRESKASADMG, via the coding sequence ATGAGTGCGGAGAGTGACGAAAAGCCGCTTGGGTCCCGCGCGCCGAGCTTCATTCAGGCGTCGCGTCCGCTGCATCTGAGCTGGCGTGCCGGAATCTTCCTGGTGGGCCTGGCGATCGTGGTCGCCGGGGTCATCATGCTGCCCCTGCCGGGGCCCGGCTGGCTGGTGATCTTCGGCGGCATGGCGGTGTGGGGCACCGAGTTCATCTGGGCCCAGCACGTCCTGCGCTGGACAAGGCGCAAGGTGCACGTGGGGACCGAGTGGCTGAAGGCCCGTCGCGCCGAGCGGCGGGAGCGCAAGAAGACCCGTCGGGAGTCCAAGGCATCCGCTGACATGGGGTAA
- a CDS encoding SRPBCC family protein — MALHRYRFRAEWKLAAPASRVFALLERAEAYPEWWPQVRAIARADEGSGTGRFRSVLPYVLSVSATMSRYDPEAGVLEIRMHGDLEGWARWTVRERGEGACVALFDQDVEVRKPLLRLLAVPGRPFFAANHALMMRSGLRGLRALLRRGLDEE; from the coding sequence GTGGCCCTGCACCGCTACCGCTTCCGCGCGGAATGGAAGCTGGCGGCTCCCGCCTCCCGGGTCTTCGCCCTCCTTGAACGCGCCGAGGCGTATCCCGAGTGGTGGCCACAGGTCCGCGCCATCGCCCGTGCCGACGAGGGCAGCGGCACCGGCCGCTTCCGTTCGGTACTTCCTTACGTGCTCTCCGTAAGCGCCACTATGAGCCGGTACGACCCCGAAGCGGGCGTGCTGGAGATCCGTATGCACGGGGATCTGGAGGGCTGGGCGCGCTGGACCGTGCGGGAACGGGGCGAGGGGGCCTGCGTGGCGCTCTTCGATCAGGACGTGGAGGTGCGCAAGCCTCTGCTGCGTCTGCTCGCCGTGCCCGGGCGGCCCTTCTTCGCCGCGAACCACGCGCTGATGATGCGCAGCGGGCTGCGCGGTCTGCGAGCCCTGCTGAGAAGGGGTTTGGATGAAGAGTGA